The Bacteroidales bacterium region GACCAACCGTTACATGATGACCTTGAGCACCACCACGGATGAGAACCGCAACTATTTTTTCGGACTTGAATCCTTTTTCTTTACGGTTTCAAATATCGGCGTGCCGCTTGCGATTGGGGCACTGCTGACTTCGGTGGAAGGGCTGCGGATTTTCGGTAGGGTATTTGACATTTACAATGGATATCAGATCGTAACCCTCATCGTATGCGCCATAACGATCCTGGCATGCTTCTCCCTTTCCCGTGGCAAGTTTGAGAATCCCGTGCAGAAAGATTTTCTTTATTTCCGTTTCGACAGGCTCTGGAACAAGCAGATCCTATTGGCTGCCCTGAAAGGGCTGGTGCAGGGTTTCCTTGTCACCGCCCCTGCCATGCTGATCATGAAATATGTTGGCAAAGAAGGATCTCTGGGGCTTATCCAGGGAATCAGCGGTGGCTTGACGGCGATCCTCCTTTACCTGCTGGGCCGCTTTGCCAAACCCAAACACAGGATCTACATTTTTGGTGTCGGCATCACCATTTTCCTGATCGGCACCATTGTCAACGGCATTGAGCTTTCGATGGCGGGCGTGATGATCTTTGTCCTGTGCAAGGTCTTCTTCCAGCCCCTGCACGACCTTGCCTATTATCCAATCATGTTGAAAGTCATTGATGTTGTCTCCAAACGCGAAAACCGGAACCAGTATGCTTACATCCTGAACCACGAATTCGGGTTATATGCCGGCAGGGTACTGGGTCTGGGACTGTTTATCCTGCTGGCTTTTTACGCCTCCGAAACCTTTGCGCTCCGGTATGCGCTCATCATCGTGGCAACAGTACAGATGCTCTCCATTCCTCTGGCTAAAAACATCATGAAACACTCCTATCTGGCAGAAAAATGAAAAACACAGCTCTTTACATTCTTATCATTGCCGTAACGCTGGCAGTTTCCTGCACAAACGATCCGGGCAATCCCGTTTCGCAAACCTCCATCACACGCATTGACCAGATGCCTGATATGCCTGAGCCCTTTAAGATCATCGACTGGAAAAAGAAAGCACTG contains the following coding sequences:
- a CDS encoding MFS transporter; translated protein: MKKLTSEYRFFLSQPRNMRVLLITNMLYSLVLPVVEIFMAAYIMRSFNDTSYVAIFQVGMYSGIIITSLTNGFLLKNFKVAHLYSFGILLSGLSMVGMMFVKDIQLPGLIVAGTLIGAASGFFWTNRYMMTLSTTTDENRNYFFGLESFFFTVSNIGVPLAIGALLTSVEGLRIFGRVFDIYNGYQIVTLIVCAITILACFSLSRGKFENPVQKDFLYFRFDRLWNKQILLAALKGLVQGFLVTAPAMLIMKYVGKEGSLGLIQGISGGLTAILLYLLGRFAKPKHRIYIFGVGITIFLIGTIVNGIELSMAGVMIFVLCKVFFQPLHDLAYYPIMLKVIDVVSKRENRNQYAYILNHEFGLYAGRVLGLGLFILLAFYASETFALRYALIIVATVQMLSIPLAKNIMKHSYLAEK